A single region of the Idiomarinaceae bacterium HL-53 genome encodes:
- a CDS encoding dipeptidyl-peptidase-4, whose translation MTLKRVSVALGASLLLAACEPSQTEEPTMTELNETTFTLAEMFNNDLFKVASTPATRWLTDGSGYTTLEDNPAGGKDIVRYHPETQERTVLVTAQQLTPEGAEEALSIADYKWSNDGNKVLIFTNTVRSWRTHTLGDYWVLDLTTEQLIQLGAGAPASTLQFAKFSPQGDRVAYVQANNLYVEYLPSDDKNSRVEQLTFDGSDDIINGTFDWVNEEEFGLRDGFRWSPNGDYLAYWQVDQSQVKEFTLIDNISSNYPEFKSFPYPKVGETNSALRVGVIPAAGGDTTWMQLPGAPREHYVVRMEWAGNNNNLMLQQMNRAQNTMHFWLGNRANGEVTQLLTESSNAWVEQVDDVRFFRDGQSFTWQSERSGYRHLYRYDTAASGGELTQLTEGNYDVVQLLEIVANEQGEGYAFFIASPENVLQRYLYRVNLNGEASPERLTPADWAGTNQYQISPDGLFAIHTFTKLGTPPETRMVSLPSHEVVQVIESNDALKETLASRITSSTEFFQVEARDGLVLDGYIMRPANFDPSQEYPLIMYVYGEPWGQTVADTWLGTRWLWHEYMTQLGYVVASIDNRGTKSPRGQAWRHSIYQQLGIVTVRDQADALNAMLSRWDWLDADRIGIWGHSGGGSQTLNALFRYPELFHAGIASAPVPDLRLYDTIYQERYSGLMPESAESYEETSAITHAENLEGALLLIHGTGDDNVHYQGSEALIDELVKHHKQFEFMAYPNRSHSIREGEGTQLHYHQLKTNFFLRHLPVQN comes from the coding sequence ATGACGCTAAAACGAGTGAGTGTTGCACTAGGAGCATCGCTGCTACTGGCAGCTTGTGAGCCTAGCCAAACAGAAGAGCCAACCATGACAGAATTGAATGAAACCACGTTCACATTGGCAGAAATGTTCAATAACGACCTATTTAAGGTTGCATCGACGCCGGCAACGCGCTGGTTAACCGATGGTTCAGGTTACACCACACTCGAAGATAACCCAGCGGGCGGCAAGGACATTGTGCGTTACCATCCTGAAACGCAGGAGCGCACCGTGTTGGTTACTGCGCAGCAACTCACACCTGAAGGCGCTGAAGAGGCGCTGTCGATTGCCGATTACAAATGGTCAAACGATGGTAATAAAGTGCTTATTTTCACAAACACGGTGCGCTCTTGGCGTACCCATACACTGGGCGACTATTGGGTGCTCGATTTAACCACAGAGCAATTAATACAATTGGGCGCCGGCGCTCCCGCATCAACTCTACAATTTGCTAAGTTTAGTCCACAAGGCGATCGCGTTGCCTACGTACAAGCAAATAATCTTTACGTGGAATATTTACCTAGCGACGACAAGAACTCTCGAGTAGAACAACTTACTTTCGATGGTAGTGACGATATTATTAACGGGACATTCGATTGGGTAAACGAGGAAGAGTTTGGTCTGCGCGATGGTTTTCGTTGGTCGCCAAATGGCGATTACCTCGCTTATTGGCAAGTTGATCAGTCACAAGTAAAAGAGTTCACCTTGATCGACAATATCTCCTCCAACTACCCAGAATTCAAGTCATTCCCCTACCCAAAGGTGGGTGAAACGAATTCAGCACTCCGTGTTGGCGTCATTCCCGCCGCCGGCGGCGATACTACATGGATGCAACTCCCGGGCGCGCCCAGAGAGCATTATGTTGTTCGAATGGAGTGGGCAGGCAACAACAATAACCTCATGTTGCAACAAATGAATCGTGCGCAAAACACGATGCATTTCTGGTTGGGAAACCGAGCGAACGGCGAGGTAACCCAATTACTAACAGAGTCTTCTAACGCATGGGTAGAACAGGTCGACGACGTACGCTTCTTCAGAGATGGGCAAAGTTTTACTTGGCAAAGCGAGCGCTCAGGCTATCGTCATCTTTATCGGTATGACACGGCGGCAAGCGGAGGGGAACTCACACAGCTTACTGAAGGTAACTATGATGTAGTGCAGCTACTTGAAATCGTAGCAAATGAGCAAGGCGAAGGTTACGCCTTCTTTATTGCGTCTCCCGAGAATGTACTGCAGCGTTATCTCTATCGGGTCAACCTGAATGGTGAGGCCTCTCCAGAAAGGCTCACACCAGCAGACTGGGCAGGAACAAACCAATACCAAATTTCTCCAGATGGATTATTTGCGATCCATACATTTACCAAGTTAGGAACGCCCCCTGAAACACGTATGGTAAGCCTCCCCTCTCACGAGGTAGTTCAAGTTATTGAGAGTAACGATGCGCTGAAGGAAACATTAGCTTCACGAATTACCAGCAGTACTGAGTTTTTTCAAGTAGAAGCAAGAGATGGACTCGTCTTAGACGGCTACATAATGCGCCCGGCGAACTTCGATCCCAGTCAAGAGTATCCGTTAATTATGTACGTCTATGGCGAGCCATGGGGACAAACCGTTGCGGACACTTGGTTGGGCACTCGTTGGCTCTGGCACGAATACATGACGCAACTTGGGTATGTTGTTGCTTCAATCGACAATCGAGGAACCAAGTCGCCGCGTGGGCAAGCTTGGCGTCACTCTATTTATCAACAGTTAGGCATTGTTACCGTGCGAGACCAAGCCGATGCATTAAATGCCATGCTAAGTCGGTGGGACTGGCTCGATGCAGACCGAATTGGTATTTGGGGGCATAGTGGTGGTGGTTCACAAACGCTGAATGCACTCTTCCGCTACCCGGAATTATTCCATGCTGGAATTGCTTCAGCGCCGGTTCCAGATTTAAGGCTGTACGATACGATATATCAGGAGCGCTATTCTGGGTTGATGCCAGAATCAGCAGAGAGCTACGAGGAAACATCAGCCATTACACATGCTGAGAATTTAGAAGGCGCGTTGCTCCTCATTCATGGCACCGGTGACGACAACGTTCATTATCAAGGTTCTGAAGCGCTGATTGACGAATTAGTGAAGCACCATAAACAGTTTGAATTTATGGCGTATCCGAATCGTTCACACAGTATTCGTGAGGGGGAAGGAACGCAGTTGCACTACCATCAACTAAAAACCAACTTCTTCTTACGCCACTTACCGGTACAGAACTAA